The nucleotide sequence GGCTGTTGCCGCAGGACTTGGAGTTGGGGCATCCTTCCTCATTGCTTTGGGTAGCATTGCCCTAGGATTCGTGGGAGTCTGGCTCTATTTCAAGAAACAAGAGAACCACTACCTTCCTGTCGTAGCTTCAGTACTCTCAGAAGAGAGGGAAGAATGAGATTGCTCAAAAGGGCAACGACGGTTATACTCAATACATGAGAAAAAGGCTTCTTGGCATGATTCTTGCATCTTTTTTGTTCCTCTCCTGCTCCCTTTCCCCCGAGCAGGAGGTGGTGGCACGCTCTTTTACCTTGCCAGATCTCACCTTGAGAAACGCCACCTATGTCTTGGATCGTGGCAATGAACCCCCAATTAGCATTATTGCCGATGAAATCGACCTCTATGAGCAGACACATAAAGCCATCATTAGGGGTTTACACTTCTCTCAGAAGGATGAGGAAGGTAATCTAATTATCAGCGGGCATGCCGATTATGCAGAAATAGACACCAAATATTACGATGCAGAACTTTCCGGATCTGTTTCTCTAGAAAAATATCCAGAGCATCTGCTCATTGAAGCAGAAGCCTTGAGATGGATCGGGGATGATGAAACACTCCTCAGCAAGGGAGATACTCCCGTCACCTTGCTCTATGAGGATGACAAGAAGGTACAGGGAACGGGAATGACTGCCACATTGGCAAGTTTCAGTGTTACCTTCCAAAGAGTGTTGGAGGGAGTGATATTCCAATGAAACGAGCAATAATTATTCTTGCACTGATGGTATTTGTTCTCGTCTCTCTTCTTGCTGAGCCAATATCCTTTTCCGGTGGCTCGACCAGCATGCATATGCAACAGGGATTTGAGAGCATCACACTCTCAGAAGGAGCGGCCATTACCAGTGGTTCGCTTCGCCTTGAAGCCGATACCATTGTCCTAACAGGTGAATCGTTTCGTTATGCCACCTGCAGTGGAGCTGTTTCACTCAACGATGAAGAGCGGGGAATATCCTTGCAAAGCAAGAATCTCTACTATGACCGCCAAGAGGAATTGATCATCATTGATGGATACCTCGAACTTGATGACCAGATTAACGAGGTGATTGCATCGGCATTCCACCTGGAGTTCACCCTTGATGATGGAGTAATCCTATTACAGGTCCAAGTTCAACTCTTCAAACATACAAACAGTGGCGCAATGGCCTGCAAAGCTGATTCCTTACGATTCAATCGAGAATCACAAATGCTTAACCTTGAAGGAAATGCCATCATTGATTGGGACAAGGACCTCTATCAAGCACAGAGAATTACCGTAGACCTTACCACCGAGGCCATCACGATGGAAGGAGCAATCAAGGGGGTTGTCAATGGATAAGTTTACCAGCCTTCTTGAGGTACGGAACCTGGCAAAATCCTATGGAAAGAAAGAAGTGGTTAAGGATGTCTCATTCTCCATGCATTCAGGACAGATCATTGGGTTGCTTGGTCCCAATGGAGCAGGAAAGACCACTACTTTCTACATGATTGTAGGGTTTCTCAAGGCTCGCAAGGGAACTATCCTACTCAATGGTGAGGATGTAACTGAACTTCCGATGTACATCCGCAGCAAGAAGGGACTCGCGTACCTACCCCAAGAACCTTCAATTTTTCGCAAACTCAGTGTGGAGGATAATATCCGTTTGGTCGCCCAAACAAGAAGAGACTTAAGCCACAGTGAACAGGAAGAGAAGGTTGAGCAGCTCCTCCATGAATTCGGGATTGAAGAGATTCGCGCTCAGAAGGGATATACATTGAGTGGAGGTGAGCGTAGACGTACCGAGATTGCACGTTCCTTGGCAAGCAATCCACAGTTCCTCTTGCTCGACGAACCGTTTGCGGGTATTGATCCGAAGGCGGTCTTTGAGATCAAACAGTTGATCAAGGCACTCGCAGCCAAGGGTATCGGTATCCTGCTCACCGACCACAATGTACGGGACACTCTCTCCATCACTTCCTGCTCACATATCATCAATGCAGGGACCATCCTGGTTTCAGGAGGAAAGCAGGAGTTGCTTTCCAACCAGGTTGCCAGGGATATTTATTTCGGACAAGATTTCGGGGAGGACACCTAATGGATTTTTCAGCACAGCTTTCACTCTCCCAAAAACAGCAACTCAAGCTGAGCCCCCAGATGCTTCAGTCCTTTGAGTTGATGACACTCCCACTCACTGAGCTACAGCAACGAGTCAAGAATGAAATTGAGTCCAATCCTGCTCTGGAGATACCTTCTTCCTGGGAGGTTTCCTATGAGCGGTTTGCCCAGCAAAAACAACAAAAAGAGTCCAGAGGGATTGACGACAGTTACTCTGACTCTTCCGCCTATGGCAGCGATCGACCCGGCTACGACAGTGAGGCGAGCGACCGGAGACAGAAATTCATGGAGAATGCACTCTCCTCGGAAGAAACGCTTCAGGAGCACCTACTCAGCCAACTGGGCTGTGAACCACTGAATGAGGAAGAGTATGTCGTTGGAGAGCTCCTGATAACCAACCTGGATGCAAATGGATTTTTCACTGAAGAACCTGAGGTATTGGTCCCTGCACTTTTCCAGGAACACCTACCCAAGCTCCTGACCATCATCCGCCAGTTCGACCCAACTGGAGTGGGTGCAAAGGATTGGCGAGAGTCTCTCATTCTCCAGGCAGAGGCTAAGGGCATGAGGGGGGAAGAGCTTGCACGATTTTCTGAATTGGTCAGGGATAATCTGGAACTGATGAGGGCAAACAAACAAACCCAAGTTGCAAAGAACCTTGGTGTGGGTATCGATGAACTGGAAGACCTCTGGAATTTCCTCAAAACATTAACCCCTTTCCCGGGACAAGGGTTCTCCAGCGGGCCTGAGCAGTATGTCATTCCCGATGTTTCCATCAAGCAGGAGGAAGGAGAGCTTGTACTCAGGATGAATGACTCATCGCTTCCTGACCTACGAATCAATGCAGAGTTTGAGCAACTAGCCCAAGAGGTAGGAACAGCAGATGAAGCGAAAAAGGCTCAGCAGTATATCAACCAGCAGATAAAAACTGCCAATGAACTGATTTTTCAGATACAGGTACGCAACCAGACGCTCTACAAGGTTGCCCAGGTACTGCTTCGGGAACAGAAGGATTTCTTCCTCCTCGGCCCACAGTACCTGAAACCACTCACACAGAAGGCAGTAGCCCAGGAAATTGGAGTACATGAGACAACGGTAAGTAGAATATCTACTGCCAAGTGGATTGATACTGACTGGGGCATAATTCCCATAAAGAAATTGTTCAGCAGCTCAGTCGGTGCAGATGGTGCTGAGCATTCCAAGCAAGCTGTCAAGGAAATCATCAGACAAATATTGGAAGCACATGAGGGCAAGAAAGCGCTCAGCGACCAGAAAATCTCAAACCTACTCAAGGAACGGGGAATATCTGTTGCGCGAAGAACCGTTGCAAAATACCGGAACGAGCTCAATATTGATCCATCATTTATCAGGGGAAATGACTGACATCTGCCTCCGAGTATGATGAATGGGGCGCCGAAGCGCCCCATCTCGTATTCCCAATAGACTAAAACATGTTACTTATGATCTGTAATCTTCCCTTTCTCCTTTCTTGCTACGGCTTCGATCTTGTCGGTTATCAGCTCGATGCCTTCGTAGAGTTCGTAGCAGTCATACGTGACCATCTTGACGGTACCCCAAGAAAAGTGAAGTTTTGCATCTAAATGATACCCCTGCCCTACCGGTTCACGGGTAATGGCAATATCCAGGTCATGGATATACCCCTCTGCAAACTGTAGCTTCTGGAGTTTCTTGTCCAAAAATTCACGCGTTGCGTCACTTGGGTTATAACGGATGCCTCTGACTGTCAAATTCATAAGCCCTCCTTTGACTATGGTCATACACTAAGGATAAGGCTTGGAAAGTCAATCGTCAATGGACATTTGGTTCTGAGAAAAAGACCACTATCTAAAATTATTACTATATTTCTCTCTCACAAGCGTTTATTTCCATCTTTTGACTTCTAATGCAATGACTATTCTCTCGTTTTCCCCC is from uncultured Sphaerochaeta sp. and encodes:
- the lptC gene encoding LPS export ABC transporter periplasmic protein LptC, encoding MRKRLLGMILASFLFLSCSLSPEQEVVARSFTLPDLTLRNATYVLDRGNEPPISIIADEIDLYEQTHKAIIRGLHFSQKDEEGNLIISGHADYAEIDTKYYDAELSGSVSLEKYPEHLLIEAEALRWIGDDETLLSKGDTPVTLLYEDDKKVQGTGMTATLASFSVTFQRVLEGVIFQ
- the lptB gene encoding LPS export ABC transporter ATP-binding protein, producing MDKFTSLLEVRNLAKSYGKKEVVKDVSFSMHSGQIIGLLGPNGAGKTTTFYMIVGFLKARKGTILLNGEDVTELPMYIRSKKGLAYLPQEPSIFRKLSVEDNIRLVAQTRRDLSHSEQEEKVEQLLHEFGIEEIRAQKGYTLSGGERRRTEIARSLASNPQFLLLDEPFAGIDPKAVFEIKQLIKALAAKGIGILLTDHNVRDTLSITSCSHIINAGTILVSGGKQELLSNQVARDIYFGQDFGEDT
- the rpoN gene encoding RNA polymerase factor sigma-54, with the translated sequence MDFSAQLSLSQKQQLKLSPQMLQSFELMTLPLTELQQRVKNEIESNPALEIPSSWEVSYERFAQQKQQKESRGIDDSYSDSSAYGSDRPGYDSEASDRRQKFMENALSSEETLQEHLLSQLGCEPLNEEEYVVGELLITNLDANGFFTEEPEVLVPALFQEHLPKLLTIIRQFDPTGVGAKDWRESLILQAEAKGMRGEELARFSELVRDNLELMRANKQTQVAKNLGVGIDELEDLWNFLKTLTPFPGQGFSSGPEQYVIPDVSIKQEEGELVLRMNDSSLPDLRINAEFEQLAQEVGTADEAKKAQQYINQQIKTANELIFQIQVRNQTLYKVAQVLLREQKDFFLLGPQYLKPLTQKAVAQEIGVHETTVSRISTAKWIDTDWGIIPIKKLFSSSVGADGAEHSKQAVKEIIRQILEAHEGKKALSDQKISNLLKERGISVARRTVAKYRNELNIDPSFIRGND
- a CDS encoding HPF/RaiA family ribosome-associated protein, with the protein product MNLTVRGIRYNPSDATREFLDKKLQKLQFAEGYIHDLDIAITREPVGQGYHLDAKLHFSWGTVKMVTYDCYELYEGIELITDKIEAVARKEKGKITDHK